A genome region from Arachis duranensis cultivar V14167 chromosome 6, aradu.V14167.gnm2.J7QH, whole genome shotgun sequence includes the following:
- the LOC107495356 gene encoding inosine-5'-monophosphate dehydrogenase, with protein sequence MDFTPPPIEDGFTAEKLFNQGFSYTYDDVIFLPHYIDFPAEAVDLSSRISRNVPLSVPFVASPMDTVSESAMGAAMASLGAIAIIHSNISPATQAAVIRSAKSRRVPILSHPVFLPPSAYIDSLDDFADSPFILVTESGNSKSKLLGYVSKEDYTNQSDKSLKVRDYMAPSTPVTVPWSHDLKEIDKVLEEKKANFVGLVKDNEMVDVVTKDDVEKVKGYPKLAGPGSVGADGEWMVGAAIGTREQDKERLEHLVKAGVNVVILDSSQGNSSYQLEMIKYVKKVYPELDVVGGNVVTMYQAENLIQAGVDGLRVGMGSGSICTTQEVCAVGRGQATAVYKVASIAYKSGVPVIADGGISNSGHIVKALSLGASTVMMGSFLAGSNEAPGAYEYQNGQRVKKYRGMGSLEAMTKGSDQRYLGDTAKLKIAQGVVGAVKDKGSVLKFLPYTMQAVKQGFQDIGANSLQSAHDLLRSKVLRLEVRTGAAQVEGGIHGLVSYEKKYF encoded by the exons ATGGACTTCACTCCGCCGCCGATCGAAGACGGTTTCACGGCGGAGAAGCTATTCAACCAGGGCTTCTCCTACACCTACGACGACGTCATCTTCCTCCCTCACTACATCGACTTCCCGGCGGAGGCCGTCGATCTCTCCTCCCGCATCTCCCGCAACGTCCCTCTCTCCGTCCCATTCGTTGCTTCTCCGATGGACACCGTTTCCGAGTCCGCCATGGGCGCCGCCATGGCCTCTCTCGGGGCCATCGCCATTATCCACTCCAACATCTCCCCCGCCACCCAGGCCGCCGTCATCCGCTCCGCCAAGTCCCGCCGCGTTCCCATCCTCTCCCACCCGGTCTTCCTCCCTCCCTCAGCTTACATCGACTCCCTGGACGACTTCGCCGATTCTCCCTTCATCCTCGTCACGGAGTCCGGCAACTCTAAGTCCAAACTACTCGGCTACGTGTCAAAAGAAGATTACACGAATCAAAGCGACAAGAGCTTGAAAGTTCGCGATTACATGGCTCCCTCGACACCTGTTACGGTGCCCTGGAGCCATGACTTGAAG GAAATTGACAAGGTCTTGGAGGAGAAGAAGGCGAATTTCGTTGGGCTGGTGAAAGACAACGAGATGGTTGATGTGGTTACCAAGGATGATGTTGAGAAGGTTAAAGGGTACCCAAAGCTGGCAGGGCCTGGGTCGGTGGGTGCCGACGGGGAATGGATGGTTGGGGCGGCGATAGGGACGAGGGAGCAAGACAAGGAGAGGTTGGAGCACTTGGTGAAGGCCGGGGTGAATGTGGTGATTCTTGACAGCTCACAGGGTAATTCTAGTTACCAATTGGAGATGATCAAGTATGTGAAGAAGGTGTACCCGGAACTGGATGTGGTTGGTGGGAACGTGGTCACTATGTACCAGGCTGAGAATTTGATCCAAGCTGGTGTTGATGGATTGAGGGTTGGTATGGGGTCTGGTTCAATTTGCACCACACAGGAGGTTTGTGCAGTTGGGCGTGGTCAG GCAACTGCAGTTTACAAGGTTGCATCTATTGCTTATAAAAGCGGTGTTCCTGTGATTGCCGATGGTGGCATCTCAAACTCTGGGCATATTGTCAAGGCTTTGTCATTGGGAGCATCTACAGTTATGATGGGAAGCTTCTTAGCTGGTAGCAACGAGGCTCCCGGAGCTTATGAATATCAG AATGGTCAACGAGTAAAGAAGTATAGAGGAATGGGTTCACTAGAAGCTATGACTAAAGGAAGTGATCAAAGATATTTGGGTGACACTGCAAAACTAAAAATTGCTCAGGGGGTTGTTGGAGCTGTTAAAGATAAGGGTTCTGTTTTGAAGTTCCTACCATACACCATGCAAGCTGTCAAGCAAGGGTTTCAAGATATCGGTGCCAACTCTCTGCAGTCTGCTCATGACCTCCTCAGATCCAAGGTGTTAAGGCTAGAG